A region of the Methylobacterium nodulans ORS 2060 genome:
CCGAGCCCGAGGGGCCGACGATGCCGAGCACCTGACCGGCCGGGATCTCGATCGACACGTCCTTCAGCACCTCCGGCGTCCCGGGCTGGTAGCGGAACACCACGTTGCGCACCGTGATCTGGCCCTTGGCCGGCGGCAGATGGGCCTGCCCCATCGAGCGGGTCTCAGGGGGGCAGTTCAGCACGTCGCCGAGGCGCTCGATCGACACCTTGACCTGCTGGAAGTCCTGCCAGAGCTGCGACAGCCGCAGGATCGGCGCCGTCACCTGCCCCATGATCATGTTGAAGGCGATCAGGCTGCCGACCGTCAGGTCGCCGTTCATGACCGCGTAGGCGCCGAAGAACAGCACGAGGGCGGTGGTCACCTTGTTGATGTACTGGATGGCGTTCTGGCCGATGCTGGCGATGACGCTCGCCACGAACGAGGTCTTGACGTAGGCGGCGAGCCGCTCCTCCCACTGCACGCGCAGGGTCGGCTCGACGGCGAGCGCCTTGATGGTGTGGATGCCGACCACGGACTCGATCAGGAACTGGTTGGACAGGGCCGAGCGGTTGAAGCGCTCGAGCGTCTGCTCGCGCAGGATCGGCCGCAGCAGCACCGCCACCAGGACGTAGCAGGGGATCGACAGCGTGACGATCAGCGCCAGCAGCGGCGAGTAGAAGTACAGGATGACGAGGAAGAGCAGCGTGAAGGGGATGTCGATCGCCGAGGTGAGCGCCTGGCCGGTGAGGAAGCCCCGGATCGTCTCCAGCTCGCGCACGCGCGCGACGGTCTGGCCGGCGGGCCGGGTCTCGAAATAGCCGAGCGGCAAGCGCATCAGGTGCTCGAACAGCCGCGCGCCGAGCTCGACGTCGATGCGGCTCGTCGTGTGGGTGAGGATGTAGCTGCGCAGATACTGCAGCACCACGTGGAACAGGCCGAGCACCACGAGGCCCACCGCGACCAGGGTGAGGGTCGAGTAGCCCCGGTGCGTCAGCACCTTGTCGATCGTGATCTGAAAGAAGATCGGCGTGATGAGCGCGCAGATCTGGATGAAGAAGGAGGCGACCAGGACGGTGACGAGCGGCTGGCGGTAGCGCCAGATCGACGGCACGAACCAGCTCAGGCCGAAATCGTGGATGACCTTCTGCAGGCTGGCGCGCCGCGCGATCAGGATGACGGCGCCGGTCCAGCGCGCGACCACGTCCGCGGCGGGAAGGTGCTCGGCGGTGCGGGCGGCGGCGTCGATGATCCGGTACTTGCCGTCATCGAGGCGCCGGCCGAGGAGCACGAAGCGGCCGCCCTCGAGTTCCAGGATCGCGGGCAGCGGGATCGTCTCCAGGCGCTCGGGCTTCTGCTTCTCGAGCAGGCGCGCCTTGAGCTTGAGGTGGCGGGCGCCGCGCACGAGGTCGATCGCGCGGGCCGGCTGCACGCCCAGGCCGAGTTCGTGGCGCACCTGCGCGGGTTCGCAGGCGACCTGATGGAAGGAGGCGACGAGGGCGAGCGCGCTGAGACCGGAATCCGGGCCGGCCACCGGCGGGGCCGCCTGCGCCGCGCGCGGCCCCTCGGGAGAGGCATCCGCCATCGATGCCGCGACCTGTCCTACCATAAACTCGTCCCCTGATCCCCGCCCCGCTTCCCGGGCGCGCCGATGCCGGTAGCGACATTATCAGACTGCTTGATGACCGTGATGTCACGTCTCATGCGGCCCGAGGCGCCGCCGGGTGGCACACGGCGTGTGCTCGGCGAATGGGTCGAAATTGCGGGCAGCCGCGTCATTGTCCGGCTGCCCGCGACAACTCTGCCATGCTTGCCGGGATCGGCGCGTCCTTGGTCCTGCGGCGTACGATGACCTTGCGGAACGGGGTTGCCCGGCGCCCCGGCCGGCTGCCTTGCTCCGGCGGCGCGGCCCGACTAGGGTCCGCCCCGCTCGATGAACCGGCCGGCGGTGCCCGGCCGGCCTGCGTCTGTCGCAGGGTCTCTTTGGAAAGTGGAGTTGTCCCATGGGCTTTCTGGCCGACGCCCTCTCGCGCGTGAAGCCGTCCGCGACGATCATGATGACCCAGAAGGCGCGCGACCTGAAAGCGACGGGTCGGGACGTCATCAGCCTCTCGGTCGGCGAGCCGGACTTCGACACGCCCGAGCACATCAAGCAGGCGGCGATCGACGCGATCCGGCGCGGCGAGACCAAGTACCCGCCCGTCTCCGGCATCGTGCCGCTGCGCGAGGCGATCGCCCGCAAGTTCAAGCGCGAGAACGGCCTCGACTACAAGCCGTCGCAGACGATCGTCGGCACCGGCGGCAAGCACGTCATCTTCAATGCGCTGCTCGCCACCCTGAACCCGGGTGACGAGGTGGTGATCCCGCGGCCCTACTGGGTGTCCTATCCCGAGATGGTGGGCCTGTGCGGCGGCACGCCCGTCTTCGCCGACACCACGATGGAGAACGATTTCAAGCTCCAGCCCGAGGATCTGGAGCGCGCGATCACCCCGAAGACCAAGTGGCTGATCCTGAACTCGCCCTCCAACCCGTCCGGCGCGGCCTACAGCCATGCCGAGATGAAGAAGATCACCGACGTGCTCCTGCGCCATCCGCATGTCTGGGTGCTCACCGACGACATGTATGAGCACCTCGTCTACGGCGACTTCAGCTTCGTGACGCCCGCGCAGGTGGAGCCGAACCTGTACGAGCGCACGCTGACCATGAACGGCGTGTCGAAAGCCTACGCCATGACCGGCTGGCGTATCGGCTATGCGGCAGGACCCGAGCACCTCATCAAGGCGATGGACTTCATCCAGGGGCAGCAGACCTCCGGCGCCACCTCGATCGCCCAATGGGCGGCGGTGGCGGCCCTCGACGGCCCGCAGGATCACCTGGCGGAGTTCCGGGCCGCCTTCCAGACCCGACGCGACCTCGTGGTCTCGATGCTCAACCAGACGAACGGGCTGCGCTGCCCCACCCCGGAGGGGGCGTTCTACGTCTATCCGTCCTGCGCGGACCTGATCGGACGCCGGATGCCGGACGGGACGGTGATCGCGACGGACGAGGATTTCGTCACGGCGCTGCTCGAGACCGAGGGGGTGGCTGCGGTGCACGGCTCGGCCTTCGGCCTCGGCCCCAACCTGCGCATCTCCTACGCCACGTCGAACGCGGCGCTGGAAGAGGCGTGCACGCGCATCCAGCGCTTCTGCGGCACGCTGCGCTGACGGCAGCGCTCTCTCGCGGAGCGGATCGAGGTTTTCCTCGACCCGCTCCGGGGACCGTCCGATCTGCGCCGCACCCGAGGCGACGCCCTGCTTCACCCGACCGGCTGCCGCAAGCGGCCCGGAACCAGGATCGGCCGACGCCCCGTTGGGGGATGGTTTGACGGCAGAACAGCCCTGCGCTTCCCGGTTTTCCAAGCCGATCAACATCATACCGCAATCCTGCTGAATGTATGGGCTTGGACGGAGCCGAAACAGGATGCGAACAGAAGACCGATCTGTAAAACGTCATTTGGGGGTAGCGTCCTCATCGCTTCCGGGCTGTGCGGCATTCTCCCAAGCTCGGATCGCCTGAAGCGCAACGCTGACGGCGGTCCTTCAGATGCCGCTCCACGATGTCGAGCGGCTGGCCCGTGATGGCGGCCACCTGGAAGGGATTGCTGACCTCTGCCAGCGCCGCGACGGGGCGCGTGCGCAGCCGCAGCGCCGATGGCGAGCGATTCCAAGGCGGCGGCCTGCGCTCATGGGCCGGTCCTTTTCTGCGGATGAGCAATTCACGCCCTTCGCAAACAGGTCTGTGCGGCGGGCGAAGGTCATGCCGCCGCCCTTTGACAAATGTGGAGGACAGCTTTGCACCCGGGAGGCATATGCCCGCCGTGGGGGAGGCTGATCTACATGAAGCGTGAGACGAGGACGCGGACTGAAATTGCCAATATTCTCCTGCGGCACATTCAACGGATTCCCGGCAGCGAGCATATCAAAGGCATTCGGATCCAGCCGCACACCGATGCAGCGGCATTGCCCTCGGTCGCGATCGATGTGGATGCCGGGGCCCGCCATCAGGCGGACACCGCCATCCGGGCGATCCGCCGAATGGTGCCGGTCCTGTATCATCTCTACGACGTGAGGAACTTTACGGTTCATTGAAGGCTGTCGATCGCCCGCCAGGCTGTCGGTCGCAAGGTCCCGTCTGCACCCGGCCGTTGACCCGGACTGGCTCACCGGTGTGCTGGGCGTAGACGCCCCAGCCTTCGCGTCCCTTGCGGACGGCGTACCCACGGTCCGGCATGGCGTCCCTCCGTCGCCAAACCCCGCGAGCCGACTTCCCGTTTCCCTGAGGCGATGCGGCGGGCCGGGCGCCCATGCGCTGCACCTGGCCCGCCTGGTGACGCCGACGGAGGACGTCCCGGTCTCGGAAACGACGAGCAGCGCCACGGATCGTGTCTGAGGCAGATCGCGCCGGCCGTCTCTTACCCAGGTTGAACGTCGCCGCGTGCGCTCAACGGCACCTATCCGTCCAGATCGACTGAGGAGATGCCGTTCGGCGCTGCCGCGGGCAAGCACATGATCGAAGCCTGAGCCGCCGATATCGGTGCGGCGCGTGCCCGCCCGCCTGGACGCCGTGTCCTAATGGAGCGTGTTCGGATTGGTGACCAGCCGTTCAT
Encoded here:
- a CDS encoding type I secretion system permease/ATPase yields the protein MVGQVAASMADASPEGPRAAQAAPPVAGPDSGLSALALVASFHQVACEPAQVRHELGLGVQPARAIDLVRGARHLKLKARLLEKQKPERLETIPLPAILELEGGRFVLLGRRLDDGKYRIIDAAARTAEHLPAADVVARWTGAVILIARRASLQKVIHDFGLSWFVPSIWRYRQPLVTVLVASFFIQICALITPIFFQITIDKVLTHRGYSTLTLVAVGLVVLGLFHVVLQYLRSYILTHTTSRIDVELGARLFEHLMRLPLGYFETRPAGQTVARVRELETIRGFLTGQALTSAIDIPFTLLFLVILYFYSPLLALIVTLSIPCYVLVAVLLRPILREQTLERFNRSALSNQFLIESVVGIHTIKALAVEPTLRVQWEERLAAYVKTSFVASVIASIGQNAIQYINKVTTALVLFFGAYAVMNGDLTVGSLIAFNMIMGQVTAPILRLSQLWQDFQQVKVSIERLGDVLNCPPETRSMGQAHLPPAKGQITVRNVVFRYQPGTPEVLKDVSIEIPAGQVLGIVGPSGSGKSTFTKLLQRLYVPEKGQVLIDGIDIAQVDPAWLRRQIGVVLQENLLFHKTVFENIALANPGLSRAQVIQVARLAGADEFINRLPLGYDTPIEERGANLSGGQRQRLAIARALATNPRILILDEATSALDYESERIIQENMKHIVRGRTVIIIAHRLAAVRGCDRIITLQDGRIVEDGTHRELLEHPASLYGRLWRMQSDHGSEQGAAA
- a CDS encoding pyridoxal phosphate-dependent aminotransferase, producing the protein MGFLADALSRVKPSATIMMTQKARDLKATGRDVISLSVGEPDFDTPEHIKQAAIDAIRRGETKYPPVSGIVPLREAIARKFKRENGLDYKPSQTIVGTGGKHVIFNALLATLNPGDEVVIPRPYWVSYPEMVGLCGGTPVFADTTMENDFKLQPEDLERAITPKTKWLILNSPSNPSGAAYSHAEMKKITDVLLRHPHVWVLTDDMYEHLVYGDFSFVTPAQVEPNLYERTLTMNGVSKAYAMTGWRIGYAAGPEHLIKAMDFIQGQQTSGATSIAQWAAVAALDGPQDHLAEFRAAFQTRRDLVVSMLNQTNGLRCPTPEGAFYVYPSCADLIGRRMPDGTVIATDEDFVTALLETEGVAAVHGSAFGLGPNLRISYATSNAALEEACTRIQRFCGTLR